A region of Moorena producens PAL-8-15-08-1 DNA encodes the following proteins:
- a CDS encoding TIGR00725 family protein, whose protein sequence is MRKIVVGVMGPGDKATATDINLAYRLGQLIADHGWVLLTGGRNVGVMDAASRGAKMVGGLTIGILPSNDTRAMSEAVDIAIVTDMGNARNTINVLSSDVVIACGMGIGTASEIALALKSWKKVVLLSDHPESQQFFCSLSQENVFLATSPDAAIELVKTILNQD, encoded by the coding sequence ATGAGAAAAATAGTGGTTGGGGTAATGGGGCCTGGTGACAAGGCCACTGCTACTGACATTAATCTTGCCTATCGTCTCGGTCAACTCATTGCTGATCATGGCTGGGTACTGCTGACCGGTGGCAGAAATGTGGGAGTGATGGATGCTGCCAGTCGGGGAGCCAAAATGGTTGGTGGGTTAACGATTGGGATTTTACCCAGCAACGACACTAGAGCCATGTCTGAAGCCGTGGATATTGCCATCGTTACGGATATGGGCAATGCTCGCAATACGATTAATGTACTCTCTAGTGATGTGGTGATTGCCTGTGGTATGGGCATAGGAACAGCATCGGAAATTGCTCTGGCTCTCAAAAGTTGGAAAAAAGTAGTTTTGTTGAGTGACCATCCAGAGAGTCAACAGTTTTTCTGTAGTCTGTCCCAGGAAAATGTGTTTCTGGCCACGAGTCCAGATGCTGCTATTGAGTTGGTTAAGACTATTTTAAATCAGGATTAG
- a CDS encoding NAD(P)/FAD-dependent oxidoreductase — MLYQKPKIVIIGAGFAGLRAVKNFARVNAEVLLIDRNNYHTFVPLLYQVATGFIPPETVAYPLRKFLRHAPNTSFLKAEVLEIDFRAKIVKTDKKNINYDYLVIATGSQTKFLGVDGAPKYTYPLQTLDDAVALRDRILSNCEQAISCTDEETRKQLLTFTIVGGGATGVELAGALIELITDTLAKDYRELDLKQVKVILIHSGNRLLADFPYHLGYYTEQALCRRGVQIYLNTCVTSVMPGAIELEEGSIIETGTIIWAVGVKANLPVDSEKLATARKDQVCVRSTLQLLEHPEVYAVGDVAYVKQDGKPLLGIAPEALQQGTAVANNLKRQLRGLSLKPFNYFNKGTAAIIARNAGVVYLFGRISLKGYLAWLLWLGIHLYYLPGLSNRLTVLGSWIRDYLTGERNVRQIFSVSSSTKITFSEIR; from the coding sequence ATGTTATATCAAAAACCTAAAATAGTAATCATCGGGGCTGGTTTTGCCGGATTGAGAGCGGTCAAAAATTTTGCCAGAGTCAATGCAGAGGTTTTATTGATAGACCGCAACAACTATCATACGTTTGTACCTTTACTCTATCAAGTAGCTACTGGTTTTATTCCCCCAGAAACGGTAGCCTATCCATTGCGAAAATTCTTGCGACACGCTCCTAATACCAGTTTTTTAAAAGCAGAAGTTTTAGAAATAGACTTTAGGGCTAAAATTGTTAAAACTGATAAAAAAAATATTAATTATGACTATTTGGTAATAGCTACGGGGAGTCAAACTAAGTTTCTCGGTGTAGATGGCGCACCTAAATACACCTATCCCTTGCAAACTCTTGATGATGCAGTAGCCCTAAGGGATCGCATTTTGAGTAATTGTGAACAAGCTATTAGTTGTACTGACGAGGAAACACGAAAACAACTACTTACTTTTACAATTGTCGGTGGCGGTGCGACAGGGGTAGAGTTGGCAGGAGCTTTAATTGAGTTAATTACAGATACCTTAGCTAAAGACTATCGGGAACTTGATTTAAAACAAGTAAAAGTAATCTTAATTCATTCAGGAAATAGATTGCTTGCTGATTTTCCCTATCATTTAGGATACTACACTGAGCAAGCCCTATGCCGTCGGGGAGTTCAAATTTATTTGAACACTTGTGTTACTTCGGTCATGCCTGGAGCGATTGAATTAGAAGAGGGTTCGATAATTGAAACAGGCACTATTATTTGGGCTGTAGGAGTAAAAGCTAATCTTCCTGTAGACTCTGAAAAGTTAGCTACAGCTAGGAAAGATCAAGTTTGTGTGCGCTCCACTTTGCAATTATTAGAACATCCAGAAGTCTATGCTGTGGGAGATGTTGCCTATGTTAAGCAAGACGGCAAACCACTTTTAGGGATTGCACCTGAAGCTTTACAGCAAGGAACGGCAGTCGCTAATAATCTCAAACGACAGCTTAGAGGATTATCTCTCAAACCTTTTAATTATTTCAACAAGGGAACAGCAGCAATTATTGCTCGCAATGCAGGAGTTGTTTATCTGTTTGGCAGAATTTCCTTAAAAGGCTACTTAGCTTGGCTGTTATGGTTAGGAATCCATTTATATTATCTTCCCGGTTTATCAAATCGTTTAACTGTTTTGGGTAGTTGGATTAGAGATTATCTCACAGGAGAACGGAACGTACGCCAAATTTTCTCTGTGTCTAGCTCTACCAAAATCACTTTTTCCGAGATACGATAA
- a CDS encoding microviridin/marinostatin family tricyclic proteinase inhibitor, with amino-acid sequence MQNQESNTQVKPFFAHFLEEQQAAADQSEAAGPETRKYPSDWEDGPETRKYPSDWEDG; translated from the coding sequence ATGCAAAATCAAGAATCCAATACTCAAGTCAAGCCATTCTTCGCTCACTTCCTAGAAGAGCAACAAGCGGCTGCTGACCAATCTGAAGCTGCTGGTCCGGAAACCCGGAAGTATCCTTCTGATTGGGAAGACGGTCCTGAAACTAGGAAGTATCCTTCCGATTGGGAAGATGGTTAA
- a CDS encoding MvdC family ATP-grasp ribosomal peptide maturase, whose protein sequence is MSSSGDLILLLTHSGDFFTIDRVAEALSKKGARPFRFDTDKFPLEVQLRAQFDQSQSSYRLKYGTEVISSEDVKAVWMRRIWQPNLGENLDPQFQESCIRESSATLSGLWDSLRGVRWIDDLAKAGAANNKQRQLRVASEVGLVIPKTLITNDPEAVREFFQQVKGKMVTKLLKALSYSMEYTPFFLYTSIVKEDDLLDAESLRYCPMVFQEQIPKQLELRVIFVQGKVFVGALDSSIYEKSTVDWRRPNTDVGVWQHHELPDEIVARIKALMDNFGLLYGALDFIVTPSGDYVFLEVNPGGEWGMLERDLELPISNAIAEALIS, encoded by the coding sequence ATGTCTTCGTCCGGTGACTTAATTTTATTACTTACGCACAGTGGTGACTTTTTCACAATAGATCGAGTAGCAGAAGCCTTGTCAAAAAAAGGGGCGCGACCATTTCGCTTCGACACAGATAAGTTTCCCTTAGAGGTGCAACTCAGGGCACAGTTTGATCAATCCCAGAGCAGCTATAGGCTAAAATATGGCACTGAAGTGATCAGTAGCGAGGACGTAAAAGCAGTTTGGATGCGCCGTATTTGGCAACCTAACCTAGGTGAAAATCTTGATCCCCAGTTCCAAGAAAGTTGTATCCGGGAATCATCAGCAACATTATCAGGACTTTGGGATAGTCTCAGAGGAGTGCGATGGATTGATGATTTAGCAAAAGCCGGAGCTGCCAACAATAAGCAGCGGCAATTGCGGGTAGCCTCTGAGGTAGGTCTTGTGATTCCTAAGACTTTAATCACCAATGATCCAGAAGCTGTAAGGGAGTTTTTCCAACAAGTTAAGGGGAAAATGGTAACAAAGCTGTTAAAGGCTTTATCCTACAGTATGGAATATACTCCTTTTTTCCTTTATACCAGTATTGTTAAAGAAGACGATTTGCTGGATGCTGAATCCCTGCGCTATTGTCCGATGGTGTTTCAAGAGCAAATTCCTAAGCAGTTGGAACTGCGAGTGATATTTGTTCAGGGGAAGGTATTTGTAGGAGCGCTAGATTCGTCTATTTATGAAAAATCCACAGTTGATTGGCGTCGCCCTAATACTGACGTAGGAGTATGGCAACACCACGAGCTTCCTGATGAAATCGTGGCTCGAATAAAAGCCTTGATGGATAACTTTGGCTTACTGTATGGAGCTTTAGATTTTATCGTGACACCCTCAGGAGACTATGTGTTTTTAGAAGTTAACCCCGGAGGGGAATGGGGGATGCTGGAGCGAGATTTGGAACTCCCCATTTCTAATGCGATCGCAGAAGCTCTGATTTCCTAA
- a CDS encoding MvdD family ATP-grasp ribosomal peptide maturase: protein MTVLIITFSQDNESIPLVIKAIEAQGGKAFRFDTDRYPTEVQLDIYEGNSQGVIITDGEQKLDLSEVSSVWYRRMRYGKKIPDTMDQQYRNAAIQECRVTVRGMIASIKAFHFDKMSNVDVANNKQLQLQVAREVGLITPRTLSTNNPEAVKQFASECQDQGIVTKMLSSFAIYGEQGQEQVVFTNPVTAEDLEHVEGLRFCPMTFQEKVPKALELRTTIVGHRIFTAAVDSQSLEGSTFDWRKEGRALVKSWKAYDLPEDIEKKLLKLMAYFGLNYGAIDIILTPDGRYVFLEVNPVGEFFWLETFSPHFPISQAIAEILLTHGS, encoded by the coding sequence ATGACAGTATTAATCATTACATTTAGCCAAGACAACGAGAGTATTCCTCTAGTTATCAAAGCCATTGAAGCTCAAGGAGGAAAAGCATTTCGTTTTGATACCGATAGATATCCCACCGAAGTGCAGCTAGATATTTACGAGGGCAATTCTCAGGGAGTAATTATTACGGATGGGGAACAGAAGCTAGATTTGAGTGAAGTGTCCTCGGTTTGGTATCGACGGATGCGCTATGGGAAAAAAATTCCCGACACCATGGATCAGCAGTATCGAAACGCTGCAATTCAGGAATGTCGCGTCACGGTTAGGGGTATGATTGCCAGCATCAAGGCATTCCACTTCGACAAAATGTCTAATGTTGATGTCGCTAACAATAAGCAACTACAGCTCCAAGTGGCACGAGAGGTGGGCTTGATTACGCCCCGTACCCTGAGTACTAACAATCCAGAGGCAGTGAAGCAATTTGCTTCTGAATGTCAAGACCAGGGTATCGTTACCAAAATGCTATCTTCCTTTGCTATCTATGGAGAGCAAGGGCAAGAACAGGTTGTTTTCACGAACCCAGTCACAGCGGAGGATTTAGAGCATGTGGAAGGACTGCGTTTCTGTCCGATGACGTTTCAGGAAAAAGTGCCCAAGGCTCTAGAATTACGAACCACGATCGTGGGACACCGTATATTTACTGCTGCCGTGGATTCCCAGAGCTTAGAAGGCTCTACTTTCGACTGGCGCAAGGAAGGCCGAGCGTTAGTTAAGTCTTGGAAAGCCTATGATTTACCCGAAGATATTGAGAAAAAGTTGCTTAAACTGATGGCTTATTTTGGTTTAAACTATGGAGCCATTGATATTATTCTTACCCCTGATGGTCGGTATGTATTCCTGGAAGTTAACCCCGTTGGGGAATTTTTCTGGTTGGAGACGTTTTCCCCCCACTTCCCCATTTCTCAAGCTATTGCTGAAATTCTCCTCACCCATGGGTCATAA
- a CDS encoding ABC transporter ATP-binding protein, with protein sequence MKADQIPQVTNDEAEKLQEELDNNLEKSEEKLDNVQDTDTDNKTDNEIEKVPEELETHLYRRLFDYGWQHKAPFLFAIALTICASFINFFIPQVNRYVIDVVIPEKQFNMLPWVGVIILSMTLAAGALLFFQLYAIKVFGQKTIESIRLDLYQHIQGLSISFFEGQRTGELMSRLARDVDIVGQLLSANLIAILIDSFAFIVVFIYILVSNWLLAIMIALTWPFIIYILQFSQKRLQKIYQSVNDQADLISNHLQDTISNIKIIKSFGNEQYEIDRFTEFSRNYREENLKATRFWSIFVPIINTLNELGNLLTLVFGAWGVMVSHLTIGELAALLTYVTLLNKPINRFNGLVNIIQSSGVSAKRIFQILDTKVEVKEKENAINLTSIQGNLKFEEMEFAYHNNQSVIRNFNLDIQPGMSVALVGSSGSGKSTVAKIAARFYDPQKGRVLLDGHDLQDISLSSLRSHIGIVPQETLLLYGTVRENIAYGKLDATDIEIEAAAKAANAHDFIMDFPDGYQSIIGEQGVKLSGGQRQRIAIARVLLKNPQIVILDEATSALDSESEQLIQESIKQLFKGRTSLVIAHRLSTIADVDLIVVLEKGEIVETGTHTELIAQGGRYAYLYELQFVKSGN encoded by the coding sequence ATGAAAGCTGATCAAATCCCTCAAGTTACTAATGATGAAGCAGAAAAGTTACAAGAAGAATTAGATAATAATCTAGAAAAATCTGAAGAAAAGCTAGATAATGTTCAAGATACAGATACAGATAATAAGACAGATAATGAAATAGAAAAAGTACCGGAAGAACTAGAGACGCATTTATACCGGCGTCTATTTGACTATGGTTGGCAGCATAAAGCACCATTTCTATTCGCGATCGCATTAACTATCTGTGCTTCATTTATCAACTTCTTTATTCCCCAGGTTAATCGCTATGTTATAGATGTAGTGATTCCCGAAAAACAATTTAATATGCTGCCTTGGGTAGGAGTAATTATCCTATCTATGACTTTAGCAGCCGGTGCTTTGCTATTTTTTCAACTCTATGCAATCAAAGTATTCGGACAAAAAACCATTGAGAGCATTCGCCTAGATTTATATCAACATATTCAAGGTCTATCCATTAGTTTTTTTGAAGGCCAACGCACGGGCGAATTAATGTCACGGTTGGCAAGGGATGTGGATATAGTCGGGCAATTACTGTCTGCTAATTTAATTGCTATATTAATCGATAGTTTTGCGTTTATTGTCGTTTTTATCTATATACTTGTCAGTAACTGGCTGCTGGCAATCATGATTGCCCTTACCTGGCCTTTCATCATTTATATTTTACAATTTTCTCAGAAAAGACTACAAAAAATCTATCAATCGGTTAATGATCAAGCTGATTTAATTAGTAACCACTTACAAGATACTATCTCGAATATCAAAATTATCAAGTCTTTTGGTAACGAGCAGTATGAAATTGACCGATTTACTGAATTTAGTCGTAACTATCGGGAAGAAAATCTTAAGGCGACTCGATTTTGGTCTATATTCGTACCGATTATTAATACCCTTAATGAACTGGGAAATTTACTTACATTAGTTTTCGGTGCTTGGGGAGTGATGGTTAGCCATCTGACTATTGGGGAATTAGCAGCCCTGTTAACCTATGTCACTCTTTTAAATAAACCGATTAATCGGTTTAATGGATTAGTCAATATTATCCAAAGTTCAGGAGTATCAGCCAAAAGAATTTTTCAGATTTTAGATACCAAAGTAGAGGTGAAAGAGAAGGAAAATGCGATTAACTTGACCTCGATACAGGGCAATCTCAAATTTGAAGAGATGGAGTTTGCTTATCACAACAATCAGTCAGTGATCAGAAACTTCAATTTAGACATTCAACCGGGGATGTCAGTGGCGTTAGTAGGTTCTTCCGGTTCGGGAAAAAGCACTGTTGCTAAAATAGCCGCTCGGTTTTACGATCCCCAAAAGGGACGAGTATTACTTGATGGACATGATCTACAAGATATTAGTTTAAGTTCCTTGCGATCGCATATTGGCATCGTGCCCCAAGAAACCTTACTGCTCTACGGCACAGTAAGAGAGAATATAGCTTACGGTAAGCTAGATGCCACAGATATCGAAATTGAAGCAGCAGCAAAAGCTGCCAATGCCCATGATTTTATTATGGATTTCCCTGATGGTTATCAATCCATTATTGGTGAGCAGGGTGTGAAACTCTCAGGAGGGCAGCGACAACGGATTGCGATCGCCCGAGTTTTGCTCAAAAATCCCCAAATTGTTATTTTAGATGAAGCAACGTCGGCTCTAGATTCTGAATCAGAACAACTGATTCAAGAGTCTATTAAACAGCTTTTTAAAGGACGCACTAGCTTAGTGATTGCTCATCGACTCTCCACTATTGCTGATGTTGATTTAATTGTGGTCCTGGAAAAAGGTGAGATTGTGGAAACTGGAACCCATACGGAATTAATTGCTCAAGGGGGAAGGTATGCTTATCTCTATGAACTGCAATTTGTGAAGTCAGGAAATTAA
- the sodX gene encoding nickel-type superoxide dismutase maturation protease, giving the protein MLFTKNSIPELALWILRKRLRFRVTGVSMTPLLKPGEEILIDPRAYRQIPPKVGDIVVARHPYQNQLRLVKRVTLVLEDGRCFLKGDNRLESTDSRSFGLVDSQHIIGKVTSRFF; this is encoded by the coding sequence ATGCTTTTTACCAAAAACAGTATTCCTGAGCTAGCACTGTGGATATTGCGAAAACGGTTACGCTTCAGAGTTACAGGAGTATCCATGACTCCCCTGCTCAAACCAGGAGAGGAAATCTTAATTGATCCGAGAGCTTATCGGCAGATTCCGCCCAAGGTTGGTGATATTGTTGTTGCTAGACACCCTTACCAAAATCAGTTGCGATTGGTGAAACGGGTAACTTTGGTGCTGGAAGATGGACGTTGTTTCCTTAAAGGAGACAACCGATTAGAAAGTACCGATAGCCGCTCTTTTGGTTTAGTGGATTCTCAGCACATTATTGGTAAAGTAACCAGTCGTTTTTTTTAA
- the sodN gene encoding superoxide dismutase, Ni, with amino-acid sequence MLKKVIAQLKDWFPAPEVHAHCDGPCGVYDPAAARITAEAVLSMTKKILDLQPASNDPAAVVAYQNTLSRFIAIKEEQAQKTKEEILILWTDYFKPVHLEQFPDLHDTFWKAAKLCSACKVEVSLEHANELLDAVENIHKMFWATKNRDIVWYKAS; translated from the coding sequence ATGTTGAAAAAAGTTATTGCCCAGCTCAAAGACTGGTTCCCTGCTCCAGAAGTCCATGCCCACTGCGATGGACCTTGCGGTGTTTATGACCCAGCTGCTGCACGTATCACCGCTGAGGCAGTACTCTCCATGACCAAGAAGATCCTTGATCTTCAGCCAGCGAGTAATGATCCAGCGGCAGTAGTTGCTTACCAAAATACCCTATCCCGGTTCATTGCTATTAAGGAAGAGCAGGCTCAGAAGACCAAAGAGGAAATACTGATCCTGTGGACAGACTATTTCAAGCCAGTACACTTGGAGCAGTTCCCAGACCTACACGATACCTTCTGGAAAGCTGCAAAGTTATGCTCTGCCTGCAAGGTGGAAGTTAGCCTTGAGCACGCCAATGAGCTACTCGATGCAGTAGAGAATATCCACAAGATGTTCTGGGCAACCAAGAATCGCGATATTGTCTGGTATAAGGCTAGCTAA
- a CDS encoding RNA degradosome polyphosphate kinase, which yields MGKAKKNKSEFEQTTVELKKNTSEFKQTTEQNTIELNLSDPDYYFNRELSWLEFNNRVLHEATDPRTPLLERLKFMAIFSSNLDEFFMVRVAGLKQQVEAQVSKRTADGRTPSEQLDAIRVRLLPMVTQQHQHCEQELRPLLAKAGIYILDYVDLNQEQRNYLAKYYSEQIFPVLTPLAVDPSHPFPYISNLSLNLAVVVKDPETGAELFARVKVPRVLKRFVPLPETLQQQEKGQTTTWTGVPLEQIIAHNVESLFPGMKIQECHPFRITRNADLTVEEYEADDLLIAIEEELRKRRFGRSAVRMEIPVTTSKLVKHTLMRDLELEETDVYEFEGLLALGDLMSLMALPRPELKDPVWEPVVPRRLRFPIGEENVEDIFSVIRSRDLLVHHPYHSFGATVERFITQAAQDPDVLAIKMTLYRTSGDSPIIDALIRAAENGDQVSVLIELKARFDEENNIVWARKLEQAGVHVVYGLVGLKTHTKIVLVVRREGDKIRRYVHIGTGNYNPKTSKLYTDLGLLSCRDDLGADLTDLFNSLTGYSRQKSYRKLLVAPFSLRDRMIEMIQREIEHCRNGATGRIVAKMNSLLDPKIIAALYNASQAGVKIDLIVRGICGLRPGLKGVSENIRVVSVVGRFLEHSRIFYFQNQGQEEVYIGSADWMRRNLDRRVEAVTPVEDPEITKDLEEILAIMLADNRQAWDLQPDGTYIQRQPAQGVKEESAHQILMEMALQSSGMG from the coding sequence ATGGGTAAAGCTAAAAAGAATAAGTCTGAATTTGAACAGACCACAGTTGAGCTCAAAAAGAATACGTCTGAATTTAAACAGACCACAGAACAGAACACAATTGAGCTTAATCTGAGTGACCCTGACTATTACTTCAATCGAGAACTGAGCTGGTTGGAGTTCAATAACCGAGTATTACATGAAGCAACGGACCCCCGAACACCTCTGTTAGAGCGTCTGAAGTTCATGGCCATCTTTAGCTCGAACCTTGATGAATTCTTTATGGTGCGGGTGGCTGGTTTAAAACAACAGGTGGAAGCACAAGTTAGTAAACGGACAGCCGATGGTCGCACACCCAGTGAACAACTCGATGCCATCAGAGTGCGGCTGTTACCGATGGTAACTCAACAGCATCAACACTGTGAGCAGGAACTGCGACCCCTGCTAGCTAAAGCAGGGATTTACATTCTCGACTACGTGGACTTGAACCAGGAACAGCGGAATTACCTGGCAAAATATTATTCCGAGCAAATTTTTCCAGTTCTGACCCCCCTCGCTGTTGACCCCAGCCATCCCTTTCCTTACATATCCAATCTCAGTCTGAATCTGGCGGTAGTGGTCAAAGACCCGGAAACGGGAGCAGAATTGTTTGCTCGGGTGAAAGTTCCTCGAGTCTTAAAGCGCTTTGTACCCCTCCCGGAAACATTGCAGCAACAAGAGAAGGGACAAACTACTACTTGGACTGGTGTTCCTCTCGAACAAATTATTGCCCATAATGTGGAGTCTCTGTTTCCAGGGATGAAGATTCAGGAGTGTCATCCCTTCCGAATTACCCGCAATGCTGATTTGACAGTAGAGGAGTACGAAGCAGATGACCTGCTGATAGCGATTGAAGAGGAACTACGGAAACGACGGTTTGGACGTTCTGCCGTGCGCATGGAAATTCCTGTGACCACCTCCAAGTTAGTAAAGCACACGCTGATGCGAGACCTGGAACTTGAAGAAACCGATGTCTATGAATTTGAAGGTCTGTTGGCACTGGGTGACTTGATGTCCTTGATGGCATTGCCACGGCCAGAATTGAAAGACCCTGTGTGGGAACCAGTGGTGCCCCGACGCCTGCGCTTTCCTATCGGGGAAGAGAATGTGGAAGATATCTTCAGCGTGATTCGCAGTAGGGATTTGCTGGTACACCATCCTTATCATTCCTTTGGCGCAACGGTAGAGCGCTTTATTACCCAGGCCGCTCAAGATCCAGATGTCTTAGCCATCAAAATGACCTTATATCGCACATCTGGTGACTCACCCATTATCGATGCCTTGATTAGAGCAGCAGAAAATGGTGACCAAGTGTCGGTACTCATAGAACTAAAGGCTCGTTTTGATGAAGAAAATAATATCGTCTGGGCAAGGAAGTTAGAACAGGCTGGAGTCCATGTAGTCTATGGTTTGGTGGGTTTAAAAACTCACACTAAAATTGTGCTGGTGGTGCGTCGGGAGGGAGATAAAATTCGTCGGTATGTTCACATTGGAACAGGGAATTATAATCCTAAGACTTCCAAACTCTATACTGATTTAGGACTATTGAGTTGCCGTGATGATTTAGGAGCAGATTTGACGGATTTGTTTAATTCTTTGACCGGTTACTCACGGCAAAAGTCTTATCGAAAGTTGTTGGTCGCACCATTTAGTTTACGCGATCGCATGATCGAAATGATTCAGCGGGAGATTGAACATTGCCGCAACGGGGCAACAGGTCGTATTGTTGCCAAAATGAATTCCCTACTAGACCCCAAGATTATTGCCGCCCTCTACAACGCCTCACAAGCTGGTGTAAAAATTGACTTGATTGTGCGGGGCATTTGTGGTCTGCGTCCTGGTCTTAAAGGAGTCAGTGAAAATATCCGTGTGGTGAGTGTCGTGGGTCGTTTTTTAGAACACTCACGGATTTTTTACTTCCAAAATCAGGGTCAAGAGGAAGTCTATATTGGCAGTGCGGACTGGATGCGTCGTAATTTGGATCGACGGGTAGAAGCAGTGACACCAGTGGAAGACCCAGAGATTACCAAAGATTTGGAAGAAATCCTGGCAATTATGTTAGCAGATAACCGTCAAGCTTGGGATTTACAGCCTGATGGCACCTATATTCAACGACAGCCCGCTCAAGGGGTTAAAGAAGAATCGGCTCATCAGATTTTGATGGAGATGGCGTTGCAATCGTCAGGGATGGGATAG
- a CDS encoding HAD hydrolase-like protein: MTTVLFWDIDSTLLTTKRAGIFALEEAASEVIGKTVSLTNIETAGMTDPIIAANILKQYGLSPEPKLVDQLLKYYVNYLPQSLPRREGYVLEGVIEILDALHDRTDVVSMLLTGNIEAGAFAKLSYYGLADYFSDGGFSDKTETRVDIAQQALAIASEKYGVIPSQKTYVIGDTPHDIHCGKAIGARVIAVASGKYDQKSLEEHQPWWTIPSLPSSTVFMEKIGLKN, translated from the coding sequence ATGACTACCGTTTTATTTTGGGACATCGACAGCACTTTATTAACCACAAAACGAGCCGGGATATTTGCCCTAGAAGAGGCGGCTAGTGAGGTAATTGGTAAAACTGTTTCACTGACAAATATAGAAACTGCAGGCATGACAGACCCAATAATTGCGGCTAATATTCTCAAGCAGTACGGTTTGTCCCCAGAACCTAAATTGGTGGATCAACTGCTGAAATACTACGTTAACTACTTGCCTCAAAGTTTGCCCCGCCGAGAAGGATATGTCCTGGAGGGGGTAATCGAAATTCTAGATGCTTTGCATGATCGAACTGATGTGGTTTCCATGTTGCTCACAGGAAATATCGAAGCAGGAGCATTTGCAAAATTAAGCTATTATGGCTTGGCTGATTACTTTAGCGATGGTGGATTTTCCGATAAAACTGAAACTAGAGTTGATATTGCCCAACAAGCTTTAGCGATCGCATCGGAAAAGTATGGTGTGATCCCATCTCAAAAGACATACGTCATTGGCGATACTCCCCATGACATTCACTGTGGCAAAGCCATTGGTGCTCGTGTGATTGCGGTTGCCTCTGGTAAATATGACCAGAAGTCCCTAGAGGAACATCAGCCCTGGTGGACTATACCATCCTTGCCATCATCAACAGTGTTTATGGAAAAAATTGGCTTGAAGAATTAA